Genomic DNA from Callospermophilus lateralis isolate mCalLat2 chromosome 11, mCalLat2.hap1, whole genome shotgun sequence:
gacattctggaaccaCTTTCCCAGACTATCCACTTTCAGCCCACTGTAGAGAGAAGGCCCCTCAAAATAGAGATGCGGTCAGAGCTATGTCTAGAGGCCTATGTTTACCCTGTGAACCCCCCACCTCCCAGCCCAGAGGCTCTGAGCCATAAGAACAGTGAGACAGGCTCTGTCATATATTGTCTGTCAacaataacatctttattttgagacaggttctcattaagttgcttaagggcctcactaagttgctgaagttggcttgaAACTTGTGATAAtataatcctgcctcagcctcccaatctgcTTGGTTtatggcatgcaccactgtgtctggcCAATCCTATTTTCTTAAGTGTCCAGAGAAGCTCTCAAATCTGGCCCCAGACCCCCAGATAGCCCTTCACTAGAGAGACTCCCTATCTCCATGGCCCTAGCTCCTCAGAAGTCCAGTTCTTGCCAGGCCAGGTTTAGGCCTCAGCCCCAGGGGAGACATAGTTCCTTCTTATACCCTGATTTTCTTGTGCGAGGATGACTAAGAGAGAGGGTCTCTAGTCCCTCGTATTTCTCCAGGAAGAACCTGATGCTCCTGTACCCTCCATTAGTCTTGGAACAGAAGATTAAATATTATAGATGTTCTCAAGAGGTACTTCACCATAACATCACAATCCTTTCCACGTTGCATGAGGCTCTGAGAGACTGAGTGACTTAATCATGGTCACATAGGCACCAAGGTTCAATTTCATGGCCTCAGACACTCCATTCCCCTTCTCTTGCAAGTAGATAGATTCCCACTGCCACTGTGTCAGCTTACCTAAATCTCCCACCTGCCTCAATTTACCATGTGACCTCATCAGAATATTCCACTCACTAGGCAGTAAGGAAACCAAGGCATGGCTCTAATCCTAGAATGTTAAGAGTCAcaggcacatgcacacacatagctTGGGAACACTATACTAAAGTGTTGCTAGAAGGATTAGTGGATGTGAGTAGATCTGTGGATCACCCTAATTCTCTGTACATTTACATTCAACCAATATTATTGATCATTTCAGGCTGCTTCCATTCAGTGGGTACATATTAAGCATCTAGCATGTGTTTGGAGGCCTTTTTGGAAATGCTCATCAGCCTTTCCTCCATTTCTGCTGCATAGCTGACAGTGGGACCAACGGACTTGCCATCCTCAGGGTACCATTTTTACAGACTGCAATGTTGAGCCTAGTTTCCATGGAGGACTCCATTCATCACATCAACAACATCTATGTTGTGTTTTGGTCATTCCTTTAAGGTGGGAGTTAACCAGTTTTTCAACTTAGAGTGGGGATGGGTCAATAAGAGGATAGTTGGTTTGGAAGGAGAGAAACTATAGTTGGAGTCTCTGGTAGAGGGCAGCAACCTCAGCAAGATGGAAATCCATCTGACTCTGAAGTGAAGAAGCCAAAGGACTCAGGGACCACTAATGTCTAGGGCTGCAAACCCTGGCCAGGAAGGGTTGGGATGTGTGCTACAGGGATTATGACAGGGAAATGGTCAGCATAAGGAGAAACTGTTATAGCAGGGTGAACCCAGAGGGGACACTTGTCACTCATCCAGTCAGTCACCCCAGCTGCTGGCCCCAAAGTAGCATGGGGTGGGGCACACCAACAGGCTACACATGTTGCCATTATATCTCAAATGACCAGACACTGAGGGAATTACACATAATTCAACCCCTATGTAGACTATCTTATGACTGTAGCTACCTATCTTCAGATCAGGAATGAGGTGTGTGGTTAAGCAGGCCTCATGGAGACAGAAAGATAGACTAACTCAGGGGCATCTGGGGACCAAATATCAAGTAGGAGCCTAGGATAATGAAGAGCCAGCAGAGTGAATAAGACTACCACCTCTACATTGTGACTCTTCCTAACTTGCCTCATTGTGACCTGGCTCCCTTCTCAGCTAGTAGATATCTCCAGGTACTGGCAAGAATGCAGTGTGGATCGGGGCCAGGTGGGGGGGGGTGGCCCAAGTGGCCCTAGGACCCCCCCACCATGGAAAACCAGCTCTGGAGTGACACCCTGGGGTGCTGTAATCAACACCAAGAAAGCCCCCAGGATGCTGAAGACATCCTATTCCTGCTGGTGGGACTTATCATTCTTGTCAACATTGGCATCAACGTGGCAACTGTGGTCAGTGACAGTTGTGGATCATCCccaggggtgaagagggctgagggGGAGCCAGCTGCATCTTGCACCTCCACCTGCAGGATGGGTCTTGACTAGGGCTGGGGGTGGTGGTGTTGGAGATAGGGAGCCTGGCCTTCACTCCCATCCCTCCCACCACCCCTAGATGTGGCATGAGTTCCAGAATGCCTTAGACAAGATTTTCTATTGGATTAAGCAGAAAAGTAAGTATAGCAGCTAGAGAGTAGGACCCCTCCCCCCGAGGTCACTACCATGGCCCCAGAAATTCAAACCCCACTATTCCTAACCTGAACTCTTATGGCAATTGCACCCACTCTTGCCTCCCCCAGATGAAGTCCAGCCTTCTGaatgttccctcaaacatttccCAGCCAAGGCCcaagacatccacatccactgcgTCCTGGACCCTGTACAGGTGAAGATGACCCAACCCACAGGctactcctcttcctcctctcggTATTTCCACAACCACCGGGGCCGCCACCAACCACACTGCCAGTACCAACCACGCCGCCGCCAGTACCAACAACGCCGCCAGTGCCGCCAACGTTACCGCCCCAGCCAACAGCAGAGGCCTTGGAACCACAGAAAATTCTCCCATGGTCGCCCAGTCTTTCATAACCAAACTCACAACCGCAAGATGTCACAGCTGCAGTCAATACCCTTTTATGATATGGAGGACAGGGACTCCTACCTGGATGAGGAGGATCTGTCCTTCCCACATCCCCAGAACCCAGGCTGGGTTCAGCGGATGGGACTGCCCTCCAACATGGGGTTATGGGGCCGAAAAGGTGGGATCCTGGCCAGCTTGCCACCACCCTCTATCTATCTGTCACCAGAACTGCGCCTCTTACCCAAGCGTGTAGAGGCCAAGTCAGAGCTGAGGCTACAGTCCTCTGGACCCCATTGTTCACAATCCCAAATTTGGGGCAACATGGAGCCTGAGCAATGGACCTCATCTCCATTACCTCCCCGCCGGCTGCCCCCTAACCCTTCCTGGGTCCCTGGGGGGCATAACCCTTACTCTTCAGGAGGCCAGACACTGTATGATGCTTGGGATCAGCGGCGGCGTGGTGTAGAGGGCTGTGAACCCCCAACTACCTTGGTGTCCCGGAACCCCCGGCAGGAGGCCCAGGGCTATCGGGAACACTACTCGCCCCCATCCCACAGAAGGAATCTCCCTGGTCATGCTCACAGCCAGCCCAACCGCAGCCCATACCCATCCATAGGACATTTGGGTTATAACCCCCGGGATTCTCATGAGGTGCGACGCAGGGCTGCTGACTGGGCTGAGGCCATGCCTCCTCGGCATCCTCCGACCACTTCCACCTCCCTCACTATGTTGGGTGAGGCTTCATATCAACGGGTCCCAGCTGCTAGCTCAGCCCTGCTCCCTCATTGCTCCCAGCCCCTGCCTGAAGTCCAGGCTGTTGATCCTGCCCCAGTCCCAGCTACCTTTGTCCCACTCAGTAGGAATCCAGGTGGCAATGCCAACTACCAGGTGTACGACAGCCTGGAGCTAAAGCGGCAAGTGCAGGAGAACAGAGTACGGGCCAATTCACTGCCACCACCTTCCACCTCAACCTCAAGGCCCTCTCTACACAGGAGCCGGCCTGGGAAACTTAACTGACCCGCAGGAGAATGTGGGTGGCTGGGCAGGTCATGGAGAGAGGAATAAAGAGAAACCAAGTCCAGGAAACATTGTGGTGGTCTGTGGTTTGGAAGTAGCTCTCTTTCTGCCAGACGGAGACCCTGCCCTTGGATTCCTGAAATGAGAAGTCAGTGTTCCCTTCTTGGTATGAGGCCGTGTTCTTGCCAACAAGATTGTCCTTGGGGTTGAGGCTGGgaacgtttgcctagcatgcgtgaggcactgcgtttgatccttagcaccacatacaataaaaataagcaaataaaataaaggcatgctgtccatctatgactacaaaaaatatatatatattgtcctgGTCTTATACCATACATTAAGGTCTCCCAGCTGCAGACATCAAACCATGAGTCCCTGAGCACCTACCCCGTTTCTCTGTTCTCCATTCCCAAAAGGGGTTCAGAGGCTCAGCCCTGCTCAAGAAACTCACGTCAgacagacatggtggtgcatactaGTAATCCAAGCTACCCAAaagactgagataggaggatcacaaatttggggtcagcctaggcaacttagtgagattctggttctaaattaaatgcaaaaagggctggggatatggctcagtgatgaagcactcgcctagcatatgtaaggccctgggtttaatcttctGTAcaggtaagagagagagagagagagagagagagagagagagagagagagagagagagactccagacCTGGGATTCCATGTCTAGGCAGATCAAGGTCAGTGGCCCAATGTAGGGCAAGATAAAGGCCAAGGCTCTTGATTCCAGTTAGGGCTCTGAGGCCAAGGTTTTCCCAGTCTCAGGAGTGGTCAAGGGGTAAAGGATTCTGGATTTTCTACTGAAACTGCAGGAATAATGGAAAGATGGAAGGAGGAGTGTTTGAGGGAGCTGAATAAACAAAGTTCAATGAGGCAATAATTGAGAAAGAGTGGAGGTACACTAGCCTCCAGGCTTAGGTTACTGGGACCTGGTTACCAGGAAACTCCACCCTGAGCCCTCCTTTTCCTCTGCCTCTCTCATTGTGTTCCAACCATCTACCCCTTTATGACTCAAgccttctcccctccccctcaAAGGAGTCTGTCTCTTAGTATGTGGGGGCCAGGGGGCCCAGGTAGTCCTGGGACCCCAGGCCATGGGTGAGCGAGTCTACTATGGAGCCCAGATGTGCTCTGGCACCAACCCCAGGAAGTGTCAGGACTTAGGAGATTCAATTCTTCTGATTCTGGGCAGCTTCATCTTGCTCAACGTGGGGATCAATGTGGTGATTCTGGTCAGGGCAGGGTCCGGGCAGCAGGGTTGGGACACTGGGATCTTGAAGGGACTGAAGTAGTGGGGGGTGGGGGCTGCTAGGATGTAGTCAGACAAGGACTTCAGAGCTTACCCTACTGCTGGAATCTCTCCTCTCCTGCTTTCCTCAGCTCTGGAAACATCTGAAGGGCTCCTTGCGGATTCTTTTCCATCATTTTTTTCCCAAAGGTAAGTGAGTCCCAGCATGAGCTCCAGCGATGTAGGTTTGTCACATTTTTTCTTATCTTCCTGTCCTTTTTCTCAGCCCTTCTGACACCCAGGCCTTGTTCCATCTCTCCTATCTGTAGACAAGCAACATGGTGGTCTAGGCAGCAGGCCCATGTATATGCGCTGCACCACAGATCCCAAGAATCTGTACTCAAGAatctcttcccactttcatcgtcGCCCCAGCTTCCTGCTTGGTCATGCTAACCACCGTGACTCCTGGAtaccagatacaaatgatgaaaaGGTTTCTGGGTGCTGCTGGATGCCACCTCAATGTGGACATGCTGGGCTTCCCACGGAG
This window encodes:
- the Spem2 gene encoding uncharacterized protein SPEM2 isoform X2 — its product is MENQLWSDTLGCCNQHQESPQDAEDILFLLVGLIILVNIGINVATVMWHEFQNALDKIFYWIKQKNEVQPSECSLKHFPAKAQDIHIHCVLDPVQVKMTQPTGYSSSSSRYFHNHRGRHQPHCQYQPRRRQYQQRRQCRQRYRPSQQQRPWNHRKFSHGRPVFHNQTHNRKMSQLQSIPFYDMEDRDSYLDEEDLSFPHPQNPGWVQRMGLPSNMGLWGRKGGILASLPPPSIYLSPELRLLPKRVEAKSELRLQSSGPHCSQSQIWGNMEPEQWTSSPLPPRRLPPNPSWVPGGHNPYSSGGQTLYDAWDQRRRGVEGCEPPTTLVSRNPRQEAQGYREHYSPPSHRRNLPGHAHSQPNRSPYPSIGHLGYNPRDSHEVRRRAADWAEAMPPRHPPTTSTSLTMLGEASYQRVPAASSALLPHCSQPLPEVQAVDPAPVPATFVPLSRNPGGNANYQVYDSLELKRQVQENRVRANSLPPPSTSTSRPSLHRSRPGKLN
- the Spem2 gene encoding uncharacterized protein SPEM2 isoform X1 codes for the protein MENQLWSDTLGCCNQHQESPQDAEDILFLLVGLIILVNIGINVATVMWHEFQNALDKIFYWIKQKSKYIQPSECSLKHFPAKAQDIHIHCVLDPVQVKMTQPTGYSSSSSRYFHNHRGRHQPHCQYQPRRRQYQQRRQCRQRYRPSQQQRPWNHRKFSHGRPVFHNQTHNRKMSQLQSIPFYDMEDRDSYLDEEDLSFPHPQNPGWVQRMGLPSNMGLWGRKGGILASLPPPSIYLSPELRLLPKRVEAKSELRLQSSGPHCSQSQIWGNMEPEQWTSSPLPPRRLPPNPSWVPGGHNPYSSGGQTLYDAWDQRRRGVEGCEPPTTLVSRNPRQEAQGYREHYSPPSHRRNLPGHAHSQPNRSPYPSIGHLGYNPRDSHEVRRRAADWAEAMPPRHPPTTSTSLTMLGEASYQRVPAASSALLPHCSQPLPEVQAVDPAPVPATFVPLSRNPGGNANYQVYDSLELKRQVQENRVRANSLPPPSTSTSRPSLHRSRPGKLN